One window of the Trifolium pratense cultivar HEN17-A07 linkage group LG2, ARS_RC_1.1, whole genome shotgun sequence genome contains the following:
- the LOC123911012 gene encoding calmodulin-binding protein 60 B, whose translation MQRPTTDGINMGKRTLEGGGEDDQPERKRPALASVIVEALKVDSLQKLCSSLEPILRRVVSEEVERALAKLGPARVGGRSPPKMIEGPDGRNLRLQFRSQLALPLFTGGKVEGEQGAPIHVVLVDANSGNVITSGPESCIKLDIVVLEGDFNNEDDEDWTQEEFESHVVKEREGKRPLLFGDLQVTLKEGVGTLGELTFTDNSSWIRSRKFRLGMKVASGFGESIRIREAKTVAFTVKDHRGELYKKHYPPALTDDVWRLEKIGKDGSFHKKLNNAGIYTVEDFLRLVVKDQQKLRNILGSGMSNKMWEALLDHAKTCVLSGKLYVYYPEDTRNVGVIFNHVYELRGLITGEQFFSADSLSDNQKVYVDSLVKKAYDNWEQVIEYDGKSLVDAEQNNNSVESENELHVESIDYVGGLDHQLQMPSLPMSVTSEQQMNSGMPVGGYNNNMVMRYPSQALIGNSGSRSQFEDSLYVSNDQLISNAHQPQSSRNDHSTVGLALAPPQSSTSGFHAGSSSIQPSPPNLFDDWSHNRDKGVDDFFSEDDIRVRSNEILENEDMQHLLRLFSMGGHSSMNPEDGYSFPSFMPSPMPNFDEDRSRPGRAVVGWLKIKAAMRWGFFIRKIAAEKRAQIEEIDE comes from the exons ATGCAGAGACCAACTACCGACGGAATTAATATGGGGAAAAGAACCCTGGAGGGTGGTGGTGAAGATGACCAGCCCGAACGAAAGAGGCCTGCTCTTGCTAG TGTAATTGTTGAAGCTCTCAAGGTGGACAGTTTGCAGAAGCTTTGCTCATCTTTAGAACCTATTCTTCGCAGAGTT GTGAGTGAAGAAGTAGAGCGTGCTTTGGCAAAATTAGGTCCTGCAAGAGTTGGTGGAAG GTCTCCCCCTAAAATGATTGAAGGTCCGGATGGCAGAAACTTGCGGCTTCAATTTAGGTCCCAACTGGCTCTTCCTCTATTCACAGGAGGAAAAGTGGAAGGCGAGCAGGGGGCTCCAATTCATGTTGTTCTGGTTGATGCCAATAGTGGAAATGTCATAACATCTGGACCTGAATCCTGTATAAAACTTGATATTGTTGTCCTCGAAGGCGATTTTAACAACGAAGATGATGAAGATTGGACCCAAGAAGAATTTGAAAGCCATGTGGTGAAAGAACGTGAAGGAAAGAGACCTTTGTTGTTTGGGGACCTGCAAGTGACACTCAAGGAAGGAGTTGGAACATTGGGGGAACTGACATTTACAGACAATTCAAGCTGGATAAGGAGTCGTAAATTCAGGCTTGGCATGAAGGTTGCATCAGGTTTTGGCGAGTCTATACGCATCCGCGAAGCCAAGACAGTGGCTTTCACTGTTAAAGATCATAGAGGAGAAT TATATAAGAAGCATTATCCTCCTGCATTGACTGATGATGTATGGAGATTAGAGAAAATAGGCAAGGATGGGTCATTTCACAAAAAGTTGAATAATGCAGGAATATACACAGTTGAAGACTTTCTTCGACTTGTGGTTAAGGATCAACAGAAATTGCGGAAT ATCCTTGGAAGTGGTATGTCAAACAAGATGTGGGAAGCTCTCTTAGACCATGCAAAGACATGTGTTCTAAGTGGGAAGCTTTATGTTTATTATCCAGAAGATACAAGAAATGTTGGTGTTATTTTTAACCACGTCTATGAGCTGCGTGGTCTTATAACAGGAGAGCAATTCTTTTCTGCTGATTCTCTCAGTGATAATCAGAAG GTTTACGTTGATTCATTGGTGAAGAAGGCATACGACAATTGGGAGCAGGTTATAGAGTACGATGGCAAATCACTTGTGGATGCTGAGCAAAATAACAACTCTGTTGAATCTGAAAATGAACTTCATGTTGAGTCAATTGATTATGTTGGAGGTTTAGATCATCAACTGCAAATGCCATCCCTCCCCATGTCTGTTACTTCTGAACAGCAGATGAATTCAGGGATGCCAGTTGGAG GTTATAACAATAATATGGTGATGAGGTATCCCAGCCAGGCATTGATCGGAAATTCTGGCTCTCGGAGTCAGTTCGAAGACTCATTATATGTGTCTAATGACCAATTAATAAGCAATGCTCACCAACCCCAAAGCTCTAGAAATGATCATAGCACAGTTGGGTTGGCTCTTGCTCCTCCTCAATCATCGACATCAGGTTTCCATGCTGGTAGCTCTTCCATTCAGCCATCTCCTCCAAATCTTTTTGATGATTGGTCACACAACAGGGACAAGGGTGTTGATGATTTCTTTTCAGAGGATGACATCCGTGTTAGAAGTAATGAAATACTAGAGAATGAAGACATGCAGCACTTGCTTCGCCTTTTCAGCATGGGAGGTCATTCTTCCATGAATCCTGAGGATGGTTATTCATTCCCATCATTCATGCCATCTCCTATGCCGAACTTTGATGAGGATCGCTCTCGTCCTGGCAGAGCTGTTGTGGGATGGTTGAAGATCAAGGCAGCAATGAGGTGGGGCTTCTTTATCAGGAAGATAGCAGCTGAGAAGCGGGCTCAGATAGAGGAGATAGATGAATAG